CTGAAAAGCCCGATACCAACAAGCCTGCTCCTATGCCTGGTGGCCCAGGTGGAATGGGCGGCGGTATGGGCGACTACGGAATGTAGTTTCGGCCATCAACCAAACCCAAAATCAGCCCGACGCACCACGTCGGGCTGATTTCTTTTAACTATGTCATTGCGAGGAAGGGTTTGTGCCCGTGGCAATCTCCTCCTGATCTTATGGCTAGAGGGGACTTATCAGAAGGAGTCTCTAATCGATACGGCCCGGAGGTCTACTCAGGGATACGGGGTTTTCTTTAGAATGAGTGTAAAAGAAAGGCTCCATGGCTAACCTCTAATTCCTTGCTTGCCTAGTAACGGGAGGATGTGCTAATATTTCTTTCACGTGTCTTAAAAGGAGCTGTTTGTTATGCGTGCCGGAACTCCCCTAACCAATCGCCCTGATACCCGCAGATTGCCTGTAATTGCGATTGTGGGGCGACCAAACGTGGGTAAATCCACCCTTTTTAACCGAATGGTCGGACGGCGGATTGCCGTTGTTGAGGATACTCCCGGAGTGACTCGCGATCGGCTTTATGCTGAGGCGGAATGGCGGGGTATTCAATACAGCGTCGTCGACACCGGAGGGGTTTTAGTTCAAAACGAAGACCCTCTAATCGAACAGGTTCGCGTCCAGGCACAGGTGGCAATAGAAGAAGCGGATGTAATCCTGTTTGTAACAGACGTAGTTGAAGGGGTCACACCTGCTGATCAGGAATTGGCCGATTTGCTCCGTGGTTCGGGTAAGCCCATCATAGTTCTTCCTAACAAAGCGGATAACGATAAGCTTTGGGATGAGGCGAGCGAATTTTATGCTCTTAACATTGGCGATGTAATGCCGATATCCTCAGTGCATGGTAGTGGTATTGGAGATGTGCTTGATAAGGCAACCATTCTACTTCCTCGAGCAAAAAGCGATGAGGCAGAAGAAGAGGGTATTAAACTTGCCATTATTGGTAGGCCAAACGTCGGCAAGTCTTCCCTCATAAACGCCATCACCGGTGAAACTCGCGTAATTGTTTCAGATATCCCCGGCACAACTCGCGATCCGATCGATACCTTCATCGAATGGGATAACCATCCCATCACGTTGATCGATACGGCAGGGTTGCGTCGACCAGGTAAGGTGCAGGGTTCAATTGAATTTTATATTACCCTTAGAGCTCAACGAGCGCTCGATCGCGCCGATGTCGCGATGGTGGTTATCGATGGCAGCGAAGGACTAACCGATGGCGACAAACGCGCTGCACGTTATGCTCATGAGCGTGGGCGAGCAATGGTCTGGGTGGTCAACAAATGGGACCTCGTTGAACCGCCTGACGGCAATCCCCACCAACGCAGCGATTTGAAAATTGAATTTGCCCAGAAGATCGCCGACCAGATGCCAAGCACCGCCTATGCGTCTGTGGCTTTTGTGTCGGCCTTAAAACACACAGGATTAGACCCAATGCTCGATACCGCCATAGAAGCGGCAGATAATCACGCATTCCGAATCAGCACCGGCCAGCTTAATCGTATCATCCGAGACGCGGTTTTCGAGCGTCCGCCGACATATAAAGGTGACCCTCTGAAGGTCTACTACGCAACGATGCCTTCAACCCGTCCGCCAACGATACTTCTCTTCGTCAACAATCGAGAACGGCTGCATTTTAGCTATAATCGATATTTAGAGAATTGCATTCGCCGAGAATTCCCTCTTTCCGGCACCCCTCTTATCCTTAAGACCAAACTTTCCGGCGGTCATGAGCGAAATGAAAAGAAGGGTAAAAGATAATTTGCCGTGTCAATACGGCAAATTATCCCTTCAAACCATTTGCTTGACCTCAATGCAAAGTAGCGGTAAAATGAGTGTAAGGGAATGTGCTACAGAACCTGCATATACTCTAATAACAAACTCAAATCGCTGATTTTATAATTATATGGTCAAAATTGCTTTTCTTCATTCAGAGCTTATGGTGGGCGGCGCTGAGCAGATGCTCCAAAACGTAATGACACGCATGGATCGTACTCAGCTCGAACCTCTTGTAGCCACCCTTTATAACCGCGGTGTCATCGGTGAACAGTTAGAATCAAAGGGCATTAAAGTGCATGCCCATATG
The genomic region above belongs to bacterium and contains:
- the der gene encoding ribosome biogenesis GTPase Der, encoding MRAGTPLTNRPDTRRLPVIAIVGRPNVGKSTLFNRMVGRRIAVVEDTPGVTRDRLYAEAEWRGIQYSVVDTGGVLVQNEDPLIEQVRVQAQVAIEEADVILFVTDVVEGVTPADQELADLLRGSGKPIIVLPNKADNDKLWDEASEFYALNIGDVMPISSVHGSGIGDVLDKATILLPRAKSDEAEEEGIKLAIIGRPNVGKSSLINAITGETRVIVSDIPGTTRDPIDTFIEWDNHPITLIDTAGLRRPGKVQGSIEFYITLRAQRALDRADVAMVVIDGSEGLTDGDKRAARYAHERGRAMVWVVNKWDLVEPPDGNPHQRSDLKIEFAQKIADQMPSTAYASVAFVSALKHTGLDPMLDTAIEAADNHAFRISTGQLNRIIRDAVFERPPTYKGDPLKVYYATMPSTRPPTILLFVNNRERLHFSYNRYLENCIRREFPLSGTPLILKTKLSGGHERNEKKGKR